The following proteins are co-located in the Imtechella halotolerans genome:
- the rplK gene encoding 50S ribosomal protein L11 has protein sequence MAKEVSKVVKLQVKGGAANPSPPVGPALGAAGVNIMEFCKQFNARTQDKPGKILPVVITVYKDKSFEFVVKTPPAAVQLMEAAKIKGGSGQPNRKKVASITWDQVRTIAEDKMPDLNAFTVESAMSMVAGTARSMGITVSGEKPF, from the coding sequence ATGGCAAAAGAAGTAAGTAAAGTAGTTAAACTACAAGTAAAGGGAGGTGCTGCGAACCCGTCGCCACCGGTTGGACCTGCTCTTGGTGCTGCCGGCGTTAACATCATGGAGTTCTGTAAGCAATTTAATGCTCGTACGCAGGACAAGCCAGGGAAGATCCTTCCTGTTGTTATCACCGTATACAAAGACAAATCATTTGAGTTTGTCGTTAAGACACCGCCAGCGGCAGTTCAGCTAATGGAAGCGGCTAAGATTAAAGGAGGTTCCGGACAGCCTAACCGTAAAAAAGTAGCAAGTATAACTTGGGATCAAGTACGTACAATTGCAGAAGACAAAATGCCTGATTTGAATGCTTTTACAGTTGAATCAGCTATGAGTATGGTTGCAGGTACTGCAAGATCTATGGGAATAACGGTTTCAGGTGAAAAGCCTTTTTAA
- the rplA gene encoding 50S ribosomal protein L1 has translation MAKLTRKHKEASAKVDRNKLYSVAEASALVKEITYVKFDASVDIAVRLGVDPRKANQMVRGVVTLPHGTGKDVKVLALVTPDKEAEAKAAGAEYVGLDEYLQKIKDGWTDVDVIITMPSVMGKLGPLGRILGPRGLMPNPKTGTVTMDVAKAVEEVKAGKIDFKVDKTGIVHASIGKASFSPEKIAGNAHELIQTLIKLKPTAAKGTYIKSIHLSSTMSPGVPVDPKAV, from the coding sequence ATGGCAAAATTAACAAGAAAACACAAAGAAGCATCAGCTAAAGTTGACAGAAACAAACTGTATTCTGTAGCTGAAGCCTCTGCACTAGTTAAAGAGATTACATACGTAAAATTTGACGCGTCGGTTGATATCGCAGTTAGATTGGGTGTAGATCCTCGTAAAGCTAACCAAATGGTTAGAGGTGTAGTAACTTTACCACATGGAACTGGTAAAGATGTAAAAGTATTGGCGTTAGTAACCCCAGATAAAGAAGCCGAAGCTAAAGCTGCTGGTGCAGAGTATGTAGGGTTAGACGAATATCTACAAAAAATTAAAGACGGTTGGACTGATGTTGATGTAATCATCACTATGCCAAGCGTTATGGGTAAATTAGGTCCATTAGGTCGTATATTAGGTCCAAGAGGTTTGATGCCAAACCCTAAAACTGGTACGGTTACTATGGATGTAGCTAAAGCTGTAGAAGAGGTGAAGGCTGGTAAAATTGACTTTAAAGTTGATAAAACTGGTATCGTTCATGCTTCTATTGGTAAGGCTTCTTTCTCTCCTGAGAAAATTGCTGGTAACGCCCACGAATTAATTCAAACGTTAATTAAACTAAAACCAACAGCTGCTAAAGGAACATACATCAAGTCGATTCACTTGTCTAGTACAATGAGTCCGGGTGTACCTGTAGATCCTAAAGCCGTATAA
- the rplJ gene encoding 50S ribosomal protein L10: MTREEKSLVIQDLTAQLAENNIIYLADLTGMDAESSSNLRRACFKANIKLAVVKNTLLAKAMEASDKEFGELPSVLKGNTSLLFAETGNAPAKLIKDFRKKSTIPMLKGAYIEEAVFIGDNQIDALVSLKSKEEVIGDIIGLLQSPAKNVVSALQSSGGKLAGIIKTLSEK; the protein is encoded by the coding sequence ATGACTAGAGAAGAAAAATCATTAGTAATACAAGATTTAACTGCGCAGTTGGCTGAGAATAATATTATTTATTTGGCAGATCTTACTGGGATGGATGCTGAAAGTAGCTCAAACTTGCGTAGAGCATGTTTCAAAGCAAACATTAAGCTGGCAGTTGTTAAGAATACCTTGCTTGCAAAAGCAATGGAAGCTTCAGATAAGGAATTTGGAGAATTACCTTCAGTGCTTAAAGGAAATACTTCTTTATTGTTCGCTGAAACAGGAAATGCTCCTGCTAAACTTATCAAAGATTTCAGAAAGAAGTCTACAATTCCTATGTTGAAAGGAGCTTATATTGAAGAAGCTGTTTTCATTGGTGACAACCAAATCGATGCACTTGTATCTCTTAAATCTAAAGAAGAGGTTATTGGGGATATCATCGGATTGTTACAGTCTCCTGCCAAGAATGTGGTTTCTGCACTTCAATCAAGTGGAGGAAAATTGGCCGGAATTATCAAGACGTTATCTGAAAAATAA
- the rplL gene encoding 50S ribosomal protein L7/L12 → MADLKNFAEQLVNLTVKEVNELATILKEEYGIEPAAAAVAIAAGPAAGAGEAAEEKTEFDVILKNAGASKLAVVKLVKELTGLGLKEAKDIVDGAPSALKEGVSKDEAEGLKKSLEEAGAEVELK, encoded by the coding sequence ATGGCAGATTTGAAAAATTTCGCAGAACAATTAGTTAACTTGACAGTTAAAGAAGTAAACGAGTTAGCTACTATATTGAAAGAAGAGTATGGTATTGAGCCTGCAGCTGCTGCAGTAGCTATTGCTGCTGGTCCTGCTGCTGGTGCTGGAGAAGCTGCTGAGGAGAAAACTGAATTTGATGTTATCCTTAAGAATGCAGGTGCTTCTAAGCTTGCTGTAGTTAAGCTAGTTAAAGAATTAACTGGTCTTGGACTTAAAGAAGCTAAAGACATCGTAGACGGTGCTCCTTCTGCTTTGAAAGAAGGTGTTTCTAAAGATGAGGCTGAAGGTCTTAAGAAGTCTTTGGAAGAAGCCGGAGCTGAGGTTGAGCTTAAGTAA
- the rpoB gene encoding DNA-directed RNA polymerase subunit beta: protein MITNQTERLNFASAKNTPSYPDFLDIQIKSFQDFFQLETKTDERGNEGLYNTFMENFPITDTRNQFVLEFLDYFVDPPRYSIQECIERGLTYSVPLKARLKLYCTDPEHEDFETIVQDVYLGTIPYMTPSGTFVINGAERVVVSQLHRSPGVFFGQSFHANGTKLYSARVIPFKGSWIEFATDINNVMYAYIDRKKKLPVTTLFRAIGFERDKDILEIFDLAEEIKVSKTGIKKYLGRKLAARVLNTWHEDFVDEDTGEVVSIERNEIILDRDTVLEKEHMDEILEADVKTILLHKEESQSADYTIIHNTLQKDPTNSEKEAVEHIYRQLRNAEPPDEETARGIIEKLFFSDQRYNLGDVGRYRMNKKLGLDIPMEKQVLTKEDIITIIKYLIELINSKAEIDDIDHLSNRRVRTVGEQLSAQFGVGLSRMARTIRERMNVRDNEVFTPIDLINAKTLSSVINSFFGTNQLSQFMDQTNPLAEITHKRRLSALGPGGLSRERAGFEVRDVHYTHYGRLCPIETPEGPNIGLISSLSVFAKVNSMGFIETPYRKVDEGKVDLGDVVYLSAEEEEGKLIAQANIPLSAEGQIETDKVIVRDEGDFPLVDPIQVDYTDVAPNQIASISASLIPFLEHDDANRALMGSNMMRQAVPLLRAEAPIVGTGLERQVASDSRVLINAEGNGTVEYVDAERITIKYDRTDEQRLVSFEDDAKTYELIKFRKTNQGTSINLKPIVRKGDRVVKGQVLCEGYATKQGELALGRNMKVAFMPWKGYNFEDAIVISERVVREDIFTSIHIDEYSLDVRDTKLGAEELTNDIPNVSEEATKDLDENGMIRIGAEVKPGDILIGKITPKGESDPTPEEKLLRAIFGDKAGDVKDASLKASPSLNGVVIDKKLFSRAIKDKRKRTKDKEDIAVLELEYNTKFEALKDVLIEKLFTLVNGKTSQGVMNDLGEEVLPKGKKYTLKMLNAVEDFAHLVSGSWTTDDHTNSLVDDLLHNYKIKLNDLQGALRRDKFTISVGDELPAGIMKLAKVYIAKKRKLKVGDKMAGRHGNKGIVARIVRDEDMPFLEDGTPVDIVLNPLGVPSRMNIGQIYETVLGWAGQKLGQTYATPIFDGAVLDQINELTDKAGVPRFGHTYLYDGGTGERFDQPATVGVIYMIKLGHMIDDKMHARSIGPYSLITQQPLGGKAQFGGQRFGEMEVWALEAYGASSTLREILTVKSDDVIGRAKTYESIVKGEAMPEPGLPESFNVLMHELKGLGLDIRLEE from the coding sequence ATGATTACAAATCAGACTGAAAGATTAAATTTTGCCTCTGCTAAGAATACTCCAAGTTACCCGGATTTCTTAGATATTCAGATTAAGTCGTTTCAAGATTTTTTTCAACTTGAAACCAAAACAGATGAAAGAGGTAATGAAGGTCTTTACAACACCTTCATGGAAAATTTCCCAATTACGGATACTCGCAACCAGTTTGTACTTGAGTTTCTTGATTACTTCGTAGATCCACCACGTTACTCTATTCAAGAGTGTATTGAGAGAGGTCTAACTTATAGTGTGCCTTTAAAGGCTCGACTTAAGTTGTATTGTACCGACCCTGAGCATGAAGATTTCGAGACCATAGTGCAGGATGTGTATTTGGGAACAATTCCTTATATGACGCCGAGTGGAACATTTGTAATCAATGGAGCAGAGCGTGTAGTGGTATCTCAGCTTCACCGTTCGCCAGGTGTTTTCTTTGGTCAGTCATTCCATGCTAACGGGACGAAGCTTTATTCAGCTCGTGTTATTCCATTTAAAGGTTCATGGATTGAATTTGCCACTGATATCAATAACGTGATGTATGCGTATATTGATAGAAAGAAAAAATTACCTGTAACTACTCTTTTTAGAGCCATTGGTTTTGAAAGGGATAAAGACATTTTGGAAATTTTTGATCTTGCTGAAGAAATCAAAGTTTCTAAAACCGGAATTAAAAAATATCTAGGACGAAAACTTGCAGCTCGTGTACTTAATACGTGGCATGAAGATTTCGTTGATGAGGATACTGGAGAAGTGGTATCTATTGAGCGTAACGAAATCATCCTAGACCGTGATACTGTTCTTGAAAAGGAACATATGGATGAAATTTTGGAAGCAGATGTTAAGACCATCTTATTACATAAGGAGGAATCTCAATCTGCCGATTATACAATTATCCATAATACACTTCAAAAAGACCCTACCAACTCTGAAAAAGAAGCGGTAGAGCACATTTACCGTCAATTACGTAATGCTGAACCACCTGATGAGGAAACAGCTCGTGGTATTATCGAGAAATTATTCTTCTCTGATCAGCGTTATAATCTAGGTGATGTTGGTCGTTATAGAATGAATAAAAAGTTAGGGCTTGACATTCCAATGGAAAAACAAGTTTTAACTAAGGAAGATATAATTACCATTATAAAATATTTGATTGAACTAATCAATTCTAAAGCTGAAATTGATGATATCGATCACTTGTCGAACCGTCGTGTACGTACTGTAGGAGAGCAATTATCTGCTCAATTTGGTGTAGGGCTTTCTCGTATGGCTCGTACGATTCGTGAACGTATGAATGTTCGAGATAATGAAGTGTTTACTCCAATTGATTTGATTAATGCCAAGACATTATCTTCTGTAATTAATTCTTTCTTTGGAACAAACCAGTTATCGCAATTCATGGACCAAACTAACCCGCTTGCTGAGATTACTCATAAGCGTCGTTTATCTGCTTTAGGACCTGGTGGTCTTTCTCGTGAGAGAGCAGGTTTTGAGGTCCGTGACGTTCACTATACTCATTACGGTCGTTTATGTCCTATTGAAACTCCGGAAGGACCAAACATTGGTTTGATTTCTTCATTGAGTGTGTTTGCAAAGGTAAACAGTATGGGCTTTATTGAAACCCCTTATAGAAAGGTGGATGAAGGTAAAGTTGATTTAGGAGATGTGGTATACCTTAGTGCTGAAGAAGAAGAAGGGAAATTAATCGCTCAGGCAAATATTCCTTTGTCAGCAGAAGGTCAAATTGAAACCGATAAAGTTATTGTTCGTGATGAAGGAGACTTCCCGTTAGTAGATCCTATTCAAGTTGATTATACAGACGTTGCGCCTAACCAGATTGCATCTATTTCTGCCTCATTGATTCCTTTCTTGGAGCATGATGATGCGAACCGTGCCCTTATGGGATCTAACATGATGCGTCAGGCAGTACCGTTGTTACGTGCCGAGGCTCCTATTGTTGGAACTGGTTTAGAACGTCAAGTTGCTTCAGATTCTCGAGTATTGATTAATGCAGAAGGGAATGGAACAGTAGAGTATGTAGATGCAGAACGTATTACTATTAAGTATGATCGTACTGATGAGCAGCGTCTAGTTAGTTTTGAGGATGATGCCAAAACATATGAACTTATCAAATTTAGAAAAACAAACCAAGGAACCAGTATTAACCTTAAACCTATCGTTCGCAAAGGTGATCGTGTAGTTAAAGGACAAGTATTGTGTGAAGGATATGCTACAAAGCAAGGAGAGTTGGCTTTGGGTAGAAATATGAAGGTTGCCTTCATGCCTTGGAAAGGATATAACTTTGAGGATGCGATTGTAATTTCTGAGCGAGTAGTTCGAGAAGATATTTTTACCTCTATCCACATTGATGAATATTCACTTGATGTACGTGATACTAAGTTAGGAGCTGAAGAGTTAACCAATGATATACCAAACGTTTCTGAAGAAGCTACTAAAGATTTGGATGAGAACGGAATGATCCGAATTGGTGCTGAAGTAAAACCGGGAGATATTCTAATAGGTAAAATTACTCCAAAAGGAGAGTCAGATCCTACTCCTGAAGAGAAATTACTTCGTGCTATCTTTGGAGATAAGGCTGGTGATGTAAAGGATGCTTCATTAAAGGCTTCACCTTCACTTAATGGTGTCGTGATTGATAAGAAATTATTCTCTCGTGCTATCAAGGATAAGCGTAAACGTACTAAAGATAAAGAAGATATCGCTGTATTAGAGCTTGAGTATAACACCAAGTTTGAGGCATTGAAGGACGTACTAATCGAAAAATTATTTACACTGGTTAATGGTAAAACATCTCAGGGTGTAATGAATGATTTAGGAGAGGAAGTATTGCCAAAAGGTAAGAAGTATACCTTGAAGATGCTTAATGCAGTGGAGGATTTTGCACACTTGGTAAGTGGAAGTTGGACAACAGATGATCACACTAATAGCTTAGTAGATGATTTGTTACACAATTATAAGATCAAACTTAATGACCTACAAGGTGCATTGAGAAGAGATAAATTCACAATTTCTGTTGGAGATGAACTTCCAGCTGGAATCATGAAGCTTGCTAAAGTTTATATTGCCAAAAAGCGTAAGCTTAAGGTAGGTGATAAGATGGCAGGTCGTCACGGTAACAAAGGTATCGTAGCACGTATTGTACGTGATGAAGATATGCCGTTCCTAGAAGACGGAACACCAGTGGATATTGTACTGAATCCGCTTGGGGTACCTTCTCGTATGAACATCGGTCAGATTTATGAGACTGTATTAGGATGGGCTGGACAAAAATTAGGACAAACATATGCAACTCCTATTTTTGATGGTGCTGTTCTAGACCAGATCAATGAGCTAACTGATAAAGCTGGGGTGCCAAGATTCGGACATACATATCTGTACGATGGTGGAACCGGGGAGCGTTTTGACCAACCGGCCACTGTGGGAGTGATCTATATGATTAAGCTAGGCCACATGATTGATGATAAGATGCACGCACGTTCTATCGGACCATACTCACTTATTACACAACAGCCATTGGGTGGTAAAGCACAATTTGGAGGTCAACGTTTTGGTGAGATGGAGGTATGGGCATTGGAAGCTTATGGAGCTTCTAGTACACTACGTGAAATCTTAACAGTTAAATCTGATGATGTAATTGGAAGAGCCAAGACTTATGAATCAATAGTGAAAGGAGAAGCAATGCCAGAACCTGGTTTGCCAGAATCATTCAATGTTTTGATGCATGAGTTGAAAGGTCTAGGATTGGATATCAGACTAGAGGAATAA